A stretch of the Capsicum annuum cultivar UCD-10X-F1 chromosome 10, UCD10Xv1.1, whole genome shotgun sequence genome encodes the following:
- the LOC107844512 gene encoding probable protein phosphatase 2C 55, which yields MRNALIATNNEPKGHVNPKRVPQEAYKNKNHEGSSTTCIITLNCKKNTICAANVNDSRFFLFRKGKIIYKSPIQQWSLGCPYQLGKCNDNPNVAHEMELNIKKDDILIVGTDGMLDNMNESDIEEIVQRAIDHKLKADGLARKIGNVALFNSLDRFADTPFARASKRKGGKVGDITVIVAYFQ from the coding sequence ATGAGAAATGCACTTATCGCTACGAATAATGAACCAAAGGGTCATGTGAACCCTAAAAGGGTTCCTCAAGAAGcttacaaaaacaaaaatcatgaaGGATCGTCTACAACTTGCATTATAACTCTAAACTGCAAGAAAAATACTATATGTGCTGCTAATGTAAACGATAGTAGATTTTTCCTATTTAGAAAGGGGAAAATTATATACAAGTCGCCGATACAACAATGGAGCCTTGGGTGTCCGTATCAATTGGGCAAGTGCAATGATAACCCTAATGTTGCTCATGAGATGGAATTAAATATCAAaaaagatgatattttgattGTTGGAACAGACGGGATGCTTGATAATATGAACGAAAGTGACATTGAGGAAATTGTTCAAAGGGCGATCGATCACAAGTTGAAGGCAGATGGGTTGGCTAGAAAAATTGGAAATGTTGCGTTGTTTAACTCATTAGATAGATTTGCAGATACTCCATTTGCAAGAGCATCGAAACGTAAAGGAGGAAAGGTTGGTGATATTACTGTTATCGTTGCTTATTTCCAATAG